One window of Triticum dicoccoides isolate Atlit2015 ecotype Zavitan chromosome 5A, WEW_v2.0, whole genome shotgun sequence genomic DNA carries:
- the LOC119297483 gene encoding uncharacterized protein LOC119297483, translating into MCPRAACACDLDLDPALLVQFNFLLWERAEIQSIIVVVILISNDHRVAGQRAMGPALRRRNAPSFWVAAAASFVGGLVAILGSRGPGSGRRRKPPNDDDSSRVYRDIVMLQTRKEGRLVSSCNHSFFAHWFQDTGNTAYTTLGMGSLYIVIIKLGSVQIQGQK; encoded by the exons ATGTGTCCGCGTGCGGCGTGCGCGTGCGACTTGGACTTGGATCCGGCTCTGCTCGTTCAATTCAATTTCCTACT ATGGGAGCGGGCGGAGATCCAatccatcatcgtcgtcgtcatattGATTTCCAACG ATCATCGTGTCGCTGGGCAGCGGGCCATGGGACCAGCTCTTCGGCGGAGGAACGCGCCATCCTTCTGGGTGGCTGCCGCGGCCTCCTTTGTGGGCGGGCTGGTAGCCATCCTGGGCTCCCGCGGGCCCGGCTCGGGCCGAAGAAGAAAACCACCCAACGATGATGATTCGAGCCGAGTATACAGAGACATTGTTATGTTGCAGACAAGGAAGGAAGGCAGGTTGGTCTCAAGTTGCAACCATTCATTCTTTGCACACTGGTTCCAAGACACCGGGAACACTGCCTACACTACACTAGGCATGGGGAGTCTGTATATTGTCATCATCAAGTTGGGTTCGGTTCAAATTCAAGGCCAAAAGTAG